One window of the Leishmania infantum JPCM5 genome chromosome 28 genome contains the following:
- a CDS encoding putative vacuolar ATP synthase subunit b — protein MGRDEKHVRVLSKQELLATHIKELNESYSVKPHLEYTTIRAVNGPLVILEDVRKPTFAEIVKIELADGTVRRGQVLEVDGTKAVVQVFEGTSGIDVVRSKCEFTGKVMELGVSEDMLGRIFNGSGIPIDNGPPVLPEQFRNIEGIPINPRARVYPEEMIQTGISSIDVMTSISRGQKIPLFSGAGLPHNEIAAQIVRQAGLVKREGKTEDFCVVFAAMGVNQETARFFRTEFEQNGSMEKTVLFLNLANDPTIERIVTPRLALTTAEYLAYDCGKHVLVILTDMSSYADALREVSAAREEVPGRRGFPGYMYTNLACIYERAGRVLGRAGSITQIPILSMPNDDITHPIPDLTGYITEGQIYVDRQLHNRQLYPPINILPSLSRLMKNAIGEGMTRKDHSGVSNQMYAAYAISRDILAMKAVVGEEALSSEDLLYLEFLDKFEHKFICQGFYETRDIFQSLDLCWELLRTFPKSMLNKIDMKTRDEFYDRHPGRK, from the coding sequence ATGGGCCGCGATGAGAAACATGTTCGCGTGCTGTCGAagcaggagctgctcgcCACGCACATCAAGGAGCTCAACGAGAGCTACTCGGTGAAACCGCATCTTGAGTACACGACGATTCGCGCCGTCAACGGTCCCCTCGTCATCCTTGAGGATGTGCGCAAGCCGACCTTCGCCGAGATCGTCAAAATCGAGCTGGCCGACGGCACCGTCCGTCGTGGCCAGGTGCTCGAGGTGGATGGCACCAAGGCCGTCGTGCAGGTCTTCGAGGGCACGTCCGGTATCGATGTCGTGCGCTCCAAGTGCGAGTTTACCGGCAAGGTTATGGAACTCGGCGTAAGCGAGGACATGCTGGGCCGCATCTTCAACGGTTCCGGCATCCCCATCGATAACGGcccgccggtgctgccggagCAGTTCCGCAATATCGAGGGGATTCCAATCAacccgcgcgcgcgtgtctacCCAGAGGAGATGATCCAGACGGGTATCTCGTCCATCGACGTCATGACCTCCATCTCGCGCGGCCAGAAGATTCCGCTCTTCTCCGGCGCTGGCCTGCCGCACAATGAAATTGCCGCGCAGATTGTGCGTCAGGCCGGTCTCGTGAAGCGCGAGGGCAAGACGGAGGACTTCTGTGTTGTCTTCGCCGCCATGGGTGTGAACCAGGAGACGGCCCGGTTTTTCCGCACAGAGTTCGAGCAGAACGGCTCAATGGAGAAAACCGTCCTCTTCCTGAACCTGGCGAACGACCCGACCATTGAGCGCATTGTGACGCCGCGTCTGGCCCTCACCACTGCTGAGTACCTCGCCTACGACTGCGGTAAGCACGTGCTCGTCATTCTGACCGACATGTCCTCGTACGCCGATGCCCTGCGTGAGGTGTCCGCCGCCCGTGAGGAGGTGCCCGGCCGCCGAGGTTTCCCTGGCTACATGTACACGAATCTGGCGTGCATCTACGAGCGTGCAGGCCGTGTGCTGGGCCGCGCCGGCTCTATCACCCAGATCCCGATTCTGTCCATGCCGAACGATGATATCACCCACCCCATTCCAGATCTCACCGGTTACATTACGGAAGGCCAGATCTACGTGGACCGCCAGCTGCACAATCGGCAGCTGTACCCGCCGATCAATAttctgccgtcgctgtcacGTCTGATGAAGAACGCCATTGGCGAGGGCATGACCCGCAAGGATCACAGCGGCGTGAGCAACCAAATGTACGCCGCCTACGCCATCAGTCGTGATATTCTCGCCATGAAGGCCGTCGTTGGCGAGGAGGCGTTGAGTAGCGAGGATCTGCTGTACCTCGAATTTCTCGACAAGTTCGAGCACAAGTTCATCTGTCAGGGCTTCTACGAAACACGCGATATCTTCCAAAGCCTTGACCTGTGCTGGGAACTGCTGCGCACGTTCCCCAAGAGCATGCTGAACAAGATCGACATGAAGACTCGCGATGAGTTCTATGACCGCCACCCGGGCCGCAAGTAA
- a CDS encoding putative ribosomal protein S29, translated as MGHLDQWRSRQKIGMGKGARCCVICSNQKALIRKYELNVCRQCFRENAEHIGFTKLR; from the coding sequence ATGGGGCATCTCGACCAGTGGCGTTCTCGCCAGAAGATCGGCATGGGCAAGggcgcccgctgctgcgtcatcTGCTCCAACCAGAAGGCGCTGATCCGCAAGTACGAGCTGAACGTGTGCCGTCAGTGCTTCCGTGAAAACGCCGAGCACATCGGCTTCACCAAGCTGCGCTGA
- a CDS encoding MRP protein-like protein → MRFSRVSVPGIKRVITICSAKGGVGKSTTSVNVALALKNMGHSVGLVDADITGPSIPTMMGVESSQVETYRVAGSDRFGPPMNFGVKVMSMGLIVPYDEAIAVRGPMVNKYIRALLFQTDWEELDYLLIDMPPGTNDVHLTITQEVMLSGAVIVSTPQKVALIDVRRGIDMFAAVNAPVLGLVENMSYFKCDSCDKRHYMFGRDGVARAAEELGVPFLGEIPFLSRIMQDTDEGVPPALRGDATLEAAKPYYELAERIHATLGESERNRAGDGSGKDVGQRAPAPEPTIVFE, encoded by the coding sequence ATGCGCTTCTCCCGTGTGTCGGTGCCGGGCATCAAGCGCGTCATCACCATCTGTAGCGCCAAGGGCGGTGTTGGCAAgtccaccacctccgtcaATGTCGCTCTTGCGCTGAAGAACATGGGACACAGCGtcggcctcgtcgacgcAGACATAACAGGGCCGTCCATCCCTACGATGATGGGGGTGGAAAGCTCCCAGGTCGAGACGTAccgcgtcgccggcagcgaccGTTTCGGCCCCCCCATGAACTTCGGCGTGAAAGTGATGAGCATGGGGCTCATTGTCCCGTATGACGAGGCCATCGCCGTGCGCGGGCCGATGGTGAACAAGTACATCCGCGCCCTGCTCTTCCAAACGGATTGGGAGGAACTAGACTACCTCCTCATCGACATGCCGCCCGGCACCAACGACGTGCATCTCACGATCACGCAGGAGGTCATGCTCTCTGGCGCCGTGATTGTCTCGACGCCGCAGAAGGTGGCACTCATCGATGTGCGGCGCGGCATCGACATGTTCGCGGCCGTCAACGCGCCGGTGCTGGGGCTTGTGGAGAACATGAGCTACTTTAAGTGCGATAGCTGTGACAAGCGGCATTACATGTtcggccgcgacggcgtggcacgcgcggcggaggagctgggAGTGCCGTTTCTGGGTGAAATTCCGTTCTTGAGTCGCATTATGCAGGACACCGACGAGGGTGTACCCCCCGCACTGCGCGGGGATGCGACgttggaggcggcgaagccgTACTACGAGCTTGCCGAGCGCATCCACGCGACGTtgggcgagagcgagaggaacagggccggcgacggcagcgggaAGGATGTCGGTCAACGCGCTCCTGCCCCCGAGCCGACCATCGTATTTGAGTGA
- a CDS encoding putative eukaryotic translation initiation factor, which produces MNPSAAAYIPQKSDAKGEPKSSSAAAVVKPPSTQLVTKLSAAAEPFVPGGPKQASATSTHVDPKATTEDGKTTAPPLMERPASSLPDSAAAAGAAKKETDENDDSQLDWLPEAQPTDWSESKLPKLFGCHNTAAKATSSAIPLHASWDLYADDHQGSSNMASNSSPTSTMSFEPIFVSNVGDVESFWRLWRYLPAPSALPTVYTYSWFRRDIKPEWEHPRNKKGGTISIVVFDRDRSGLSDKQVLDDVFMAMLVGAVGESFHECSTTLNGIMLKVRSNKPVTLQLWTAHSEVGKLKAFANSVRDTLSKIMGAKTLQKLEYYSHHQKQAATNSLAARMKGKTKISPDHTF; this is translated from the coding sequence ATGAACccgtctgccgctgcataCATACCACAGAAAAGCGACGCGAAAGGGGAGCCAAAGTCGTcctcggcggctgcggtcGTCAagccgccgtcgacgcagCTGGTGACCAAGCtgagcgcagccgcagagccGTTCGTGCCAGGCGGCCCGAAGCAGGCGTCTGCGACATCGACGCACGTTGACCCCAAGGCGACCACCGAGGACGGAAAGAcgactgcgccgccgctgatggagCGCCCGGCCAGTTCGCTGCCCGactctgccgctgctgcgggcgcTGCCAAGAAGGAGACAGATGAGAACGATGACTCGCAGCTGGACTGGCTGCCGGAGGCACAGCCGACGGATTGGTCGGAGAGCAAACTGCCGAAGCTGTTCGGCTGCCACAACACAGCTGCCAAGGCGACCTCGAGCGCCATCCCGCTGCACGCCTCGTGGGACCTCTACGCCGACGACCACCAAGGTAGCAGCAACATGGCGTCTAATAGCTCCCCCACCAGCACCATGTCCTTCGAGCCCATTTTTGTCTCCAACGTCGGCGACGTGGAGAGCTTCTGGCGACTATGGCGGTATCTGCCGGCGCCTTCGGCGCTTCCGACCGTTTACACGTACTCGTGGTTCCGCAGGGATATCAAGCCCGAGTGGGAGCACCCGCGCAACAAGAAGGGTGGCACCATCAGCATCGTTGTCTTCGACCGCGACCGCTCCGGCTTGAGCGACAAGCAAGTTCTCGATGACGTCTTCATGGCTATGCTCgtcggcgctgtcggcgagAGCTTTCATGAGTGCAGCACGACGCTGAATGGTATTATGCTAAAGGTGCGATCCAACAAACCCGTaacgctgcagctctggaCGGCGCACTCGGAGGTGGGCAAACTGAAGGCCTTTGCAAATAGCGTGCGTGACACGCTCAGCAAGATTATGGGCGCCAAGACGCTGCAGAAGCTGGAGTACTACTCCCACCATCAAAAGCAGGCCGCCACGAATAGTCTTGCCGCCCGCATGAAGGGCAAGACGAAGATCTCGCCCGATCACACGTTCTAG